CATCCCGGCGCCGTCAAGGGTCCCGGGTCGGGACGTAGCGCAGCCTGGTAGCGCACCTGCTTCGGGAGCAGGGGGCCGGAGGTTCAAATCCTCTCGTCCCGACCAATTCCGGCACTCCCGTCGCGTTGCCTTGCCCGTGGCCATGTGCCATGTTGACACGCAGTCTTTCGGGTGCCGCGAATGTCCTCCATCAAGGTCCTGCTCGTCGACGACGTGCGACTGTTCATCGAGTTCGAGCGTCCGTTCTTCGAGCGGGCGGGATGCTCGATCCTCACCGCAACGGCCGGTGACGAGGCGCTCCGGATCGTCAACGAAGAGAAGCCGCACATCGTCCTCCTCGACTACGAGATGCCGGGCATGAACGGCGACGCCGTCTGCCGGCGCATCAAGGAGAACGAGGCGACGAAGCACATCCCGGTGCTGATCGTCACCGCCAACCGCAGCCGGGAGGTCCAGGAGCGCTGCCTGAAGGCGGGGTGCACCGATTTCGTGACGAAGCCGGTGAGCGGCCGCGAGCTCCTCGACAAGGTCGTCAAGATCCTCCAGATCCCGTACCGGGTGCATCTGCGCACGCGCGTCAGCATGGACGTCTCCCTCGGGCTCGGCGCCGATTCCGTCTCCCTCTCCGGATACTCGGAGGACATCAGCGAGGGGGGGATCTACGTCGAGACGCTCGACCCGGTCGAGACCGGCGCGTCGGTGCGCGTCACCTTCAGCCTGCCGGGCGAGAAGACCCCGATCGTCGTCGACTCGCAAGTCGTGCGCGTCGCGCGCCTCAAGGACAGCGGCCGGTACGGCGTCGGATTGAGGTTCGTCGCGCCGGAGGCCGGGCTCGTCGATCGGGTCAGGCGATTCGTGATTCAGGAGGTCGGGCGATGAGATCGCGCGATGCCGTGACGGGGATTCTGGTCGTGGCCCTCGGCTGCGCCGCCTTGGCGGTGAGCTTCGCGCGCCAGGAGGGGGGGAGCGGCGCGCAGCCCGCCGAGCCCGATCCGAACTCACCCGACGGCCAATCGGTCGAGCCGCCGAAGATCCTCCCTCCGTCGGCTTACGCGGAAGGGGAGAGGCCCCCCGCGAAGACGAAGCTCTACGACGCCAGGCCGGCGAAAGTCTGGGCGGCGATCCAGGCGGCGCTCGCCGCCGCGGAGGTTCCCGTCGAGAGCGCGGATGAGGCGGCGGGCGCCGTCAAGACCAGGCTCATCCTGTTCCAGTCCGCCCGGTTCTACGACGTCGCGATGCCGCCGCCGAGGTTCACGCGCGAGCGGCCCGTCTACCAGATCATCCACCTCAACCAGGGGTGGTTCTCGATCGATGTCCAGGTGGAGAAGGCGAAGGGGGGGACGAGCGTGAGCGTGCGCGCCTACATCGAGGAGAACGCGCACGATCTCCTCAACGCCCGCAAGCTGCGCGCGGAGCGGTACTCGAACGGGAAGATCGAGGACTATTTCTTCGCCCGGTTCGACGACGCCCTGAAGTGATCGCCCGGAGATTCCGCATCGTGGGGACGGTCCAGGGGGTCGGCTATCGCATGTTCGCCGAGCGGGCCGCGGCGCGGCGCCGTGTCGATGGCTGGGTGCGAAACCTCCCGGACGGCAGCGTCGAGGTCCTCGCGGAAGGGGAGCCGGATGCCGTCGAGGAGTTCCGGCGCGATCTTTCGGCCGGTCCGCGCCACGCGGC
This region of Acidobacteriota bacterium genomic DNA includes:
- a CDS encoding response regulator, whose translation is MSSIKVLLVDDVRLFIEFERPFFERAGCSILTATAGDEALRIVNEEKPHIVLLDYEMPGMNGDAVCRRIKENEATKHIPVLIVTANRSREVQERCLKAGCTDFVTKPVSGRELLDKVVKILQIPYRVHLRTRVSMDVSLGLGADSVSLSGYSEDISEGGIYVETLDPVETGASVRVTFSLPGEKTPIVVDSQVVRVARLKDSGRYGVGLRFVAPEAGLVDRVRRFVIQEVGR
- a CDS encoding acylphosphatase, which produces MIARRFRIVGTVQGVGYRMFAERAAARRRVDGWVRNLPDGSVEVLAEGEPDAVEEFRRDLSAGPRHAAVAAITETVETPAGTFRGFRVTDGEEF